The window CGCCTTCTGGACCATCGCCACCGGGGTCTCGGCCGGGACGCCGTGGTCGCGGAGCGCGGCGACGTTGTTCGAGAGTCGTCGGACTCCCATCAGTACGACCAAGGTGCCGCCGCTGACTATCGTGTCGGCGAGGGCGTCCCAGTCGAGTGCGCTCTCGTCCTTGTCGGGGGTCTCGTGGCCCGTGACGACGGTCACGCTCGACGCGCAGTCGCGGTGGGTCAGGGGGATGCCCGCGACGCCGGGTGCCCCGACCGCGCTTGACACGCCGGGGACGACCTCGAAGGGCACGTCGGCGGCCGCGAGGTGCTGGGCCTCCTCGCCGCCCCGGCCGAAGACGTGGGGGTCCCCGCCCTTCAGGCGGACGACCGCCGCGCCGTCGCGCGAGAGGTCCACCAGCATGTCGTTGATGTCGGCCTGCGAGGTCCGGTCGGGCGGACGCTTGCCCACGTCCACGACCTCGACCGAGGCGGGGAGTTGGTCGAGGAGCGCGTCGTCCACCAGCGAGTCGTGGAGGACGAAATCCGCGTCCGTGAGGAGTCGCCACGCCTTCCGGGTGAGCAGTTCGGGGTCGCCCGGTCCCGACCCGACGAGGAACACCTTGCCGCCCGCGGCCGAATCCGCGACCGACCCCGACGCCGCGGCCGGGTCGCCCTCGGGGTCGGAGTCGCCGGGAGCGCGACCGCCGACCGAGTCCCCCTGCCGAGAGACCCCGCCGGGGTCGGTCCCCGCGGTCGAGTCGGCGGCGAGCGTCTCGAACCCGTCGCTCGGCCGGGTAGCTCCCGGTATCGAGTCTCCCAACGGGCGGTCGGAGCGTTGGCCCTCCTCGGCGTCGGCCCTGTAGCGGTCACCGCTGTCTTCGTCCATCGTTACTACAACGAGTTTTGATTTACTTCAATCTTGCTTGTACTACTTGGCTTGTACTCTCGTCGAGGTGAGACGGCGACGTGCTGTGGTCAGTGGCTACTACCGGAGGGTGTGAACTCGAACGAGGCGCGACGACGCCACCGAGAGGGCAGAACTGTGCCGCGCCGACGGCCGGGGACCGCGAAGCGGCAGTTAATTAAACTTAGCTTGTGTTAACTACGGGACGATGGTACTTCGGCGCGGAGCAACCCGAGTGCGGGACCGCCGCGGTCGCCGAGCGACCGGCCGCGGTGGGGCGGGTCGGACGAACTCGCCCGCGAGAGAGCTATTGAACGCGCAGACGACGGCCGAACACGGAGGGCCGAGACGTGAGGGGGTTCGTTCTCGGCGGGACGAGTTCCGGCGTCGGCAAGACCGTGGCCGCCCTCGCCGTGACGCGGGCGCTACAGGACGCCGGGAGGGAGGTCCAACCCGCGAAGGCGGTCCCGACTTCATCGACCCGAGCCACCACGAGCAAGTCGCGGGACGGCCCTCCCGGACGCTGGACCTGTGGCTCGAAGGGACCGACGGCCTGCGGCGCAACTACGACCGCGGAGAGGGCGATATCTGCGTGGTCGAGGGCGTGATGGGTCTCTACGACGGCGACGGGTCCAGCACCGCGATGGTCGCGGAGGCGCTCGACCTCCCGGTCGTTCTCGTCGCGGACGCGAGCGCCGGGATGGAGAGCGTGGCCGCGACGGCCCTCGGCTTCCGGGAGTACGCCGAGCGTGCGGGCCGGGACATCGACGTGGCTGGCGTCCTCGTCCAGCGCGCCCACGGCGGCCGACACGCCGAGGGCATCCGCGAGGCCCTGCCCGAGGACCTGACGTACTTCGGTCGAATCGCGCCGAACTCCGACCTCGAAATCCCGGACCGCCACCTCGGTCTGGAGATGGGCGAGGAGCGCCCGCTGAGCGACGAGGCGCTCGCCGCGGCGGCCGAGAACGTCCGGACCGACCGACTGCTGGACGCCGCGCGCGAACCGCCCCGACCGGCCGACGACGACGATTGGGGGCGGACCGAGGCGCGAATCGCGGTCGCCCGCGACGCCGCCTTCCGGTTCTGCTACCCCGCCACGACCGAGCGACTCCGGGCGCGCGCCGACGTGACGACGTTTTCGCCGGTCGCGGGCGACGACCTGCCCGACTGCGACGGCGTCTACCTCCCCGGCGGCTACCCGGAACTCCGCGCCGACGAACTCGAATCGAGTCCGGCGCTCGCGACGCTGTCCGACCGCGCGAGCGAGGGCCTGCCGGTCCTCGGGGAGTGCGGCGGTCTGATGGCGCTCTGCGAGTCGCTGACCACCACCGAGGGCGAGACCCGCGAGATGGCGGGCGTCCTCCCCGCCGACGTGGAGATGCGCAACCGGTATCAGGCGCTCGACCACGTGGAACTCCGGGCACGCGACGGGACGCTCACCGCCCCCGCGGGCGGTCGGCTACGGGGCCACGAGTTCCACTACTCAGAGGCCGACCCCGACACCGACGCCCGGTTCGCCTTCGACGTCGAGCGGGGCGACGGCATCGACGGCGACCGCGACGGACTGACCGAGTACCGGACGCTCGGCACCTACTGCCACGTCCACGCGGAGAGCGGCGCGTTCGACGCCTTCATCGAGAATCTATGACCGACGACACCACCGACGATTCGAGCGAGCGAGGAATCGAGAGCGAGACCGACGAGGACGCCACCGCACCGACTGCCAGTGCGATAGAACCAGCGGCCCCCGAGGAGTTCGGACTGGTGCAGGTCTGGTGGGGCGACGGGAAGGGCAAGACCACCGCCGCGATGGGCATGGGCTTCCGGGCCGCGGGGCACGGCTACCGCGTCCACATGGTCCAGTTCATGAAGGGCGGCGCGGGGAGCGTCGAGGACGTGCGCGGCGAGTACAACGCCATCGAGAACTTCCCGGGGTTCAGCTACGAGAACACCGGCCACTACGGCTGGCACGGCTTTCTGGACGGCTCCGACGACGACGAACACGCGGCCAAGGCCAGCGGCGGTCTCGCCCGCGCCGAGGAGATAGTCGCGGCCTCGGCGGACCCCGGCCCCGTGGCCCTCGACGCGCCCCCGGAGGAGGGCGTCCACATGCTGATACTCGACGAAATCCTCTACGCGGTCAACCGCGACCTGCTCGACGCCGAGGCGGTCCGTGACCTCGTCGAGTCCAAGCCCGACGACCTCGAACTGGTCCTGACCGGCGGCCACGACCGCCCGGCGTTCGCCTGCGACCTCGCGGACCTCGTCACGCACGTCGAGAAGGAGACCCATCCGATGGACGCGGGCCACGGCGCGCGGAAGGGGACCGAGTACTGAGATGGCCCGAACGACCGACCAGTGACCCGGAGCCTACTCGTCGCCGGAACCGCGAGCCACGTCGGCAAGAGCACCGTGGCCGCCGGACTCTGCCGACTGCTCGCCGACGCGGGGGTCTCGGTCGCGCCGTACAAAGCCCAGAACATGAGTAACAACGCGCGAGCGGTCCTCTCGCCGGGGTCGGGGAGTGACAGGAAGTCGGGGAGGGGCGAGGAATCGGGCGAGGGAGCAGACGGGGATGATTCAGACGCGCAGCGTGCCGAGTGGGGCGAAATCGGCGTCTCCCAGTACGTGCAGGCGGAGTCCGCCCGAGTGACGCCGACAACCGACACGAACCCGGTCCTCCTCAAGCCCCGCGGCGAAGGAGAGAGCCAACTCGTCGTACAGGGCGAGGCCGTCGGTCACTTCGAGGCGGGGTCGTACTACGACGACCACTGGGAGGCGGCGCGCGAAGCAGCGGTCGAGTCCTACCGGCGACTCGCCGACGACCACGACGTCGTCGTCGCGGAGGGCGCGGGGAGCATCGCCGAAATCAACCTCCACGACCGCGACCTCGCCAACGTCGAGACCGCGCGGTTCGCGGACGCCGACGTGCTGCTCGTCGCCGACATCGAGCGCGGCGGAGCCTTCGCCAGTCTCTACGGGACCCTCGAACTGATGCCCGAAGACGTGCGCCAGCGAGTCGTCGGGGCGGTAATCACGAAGTTCCGGGGCGACGAGTCCATCCTCGAACCCGGAGTCGCGGAGTTCGAGGACAGGACGAGCGTCCCGATACTCGGCGTCCTGCCCTACGACGACCCGGGACTCCCCGAAGAGGACAGCGTCTCACTCCCGGCCCCCGGCGAACGCGCGGTTCGGGGCGACGACGCACCCGACGACCGGTCGGTCACGGTCGCGGTGCCCCGACTCCCGCGCGTGTCGAACTTCACCGACCTCGGACCGCTGGAACGCGAGGCGGGCGTCAAGGTGGCCTACGTCTCGCCCGACGCCGCCATCGCGGACGCCGACGCCGTGGTCCTCCCGGGTACCAAGAACACCGTGGACGACCTGCTCGCGCTCCGCGACACGGGGTTCGGCGACGCGCTGGCGGCGTTCGACGGGCCGGTGGTCGGCCTCTGCGGCGGCTATCAGATGCTCGGCGAGCGAATCACGAACGCCGGAGTCGAGAGCACGGGCGACCGCGACGAGGTGGCGGGATTCGGCCTGCTCCCGGTGGAGACGCGGTTCTCGACCGACAAGCGCGTCGAGCAGGTCGTCCGAGCGGTCGAGGGCGTCGGCCCCATCGCCGACGCGACGGGAGAGGTCTCGGGCTACGAGATTCACATGGGCGACTCGGAACCCACCGAGGAGGTGGCCCGGCCCCTCGGCGAGGGGAGCGCGGCGACCGAGGAGGCGCTGGGGACCTACCTCCACGGTCTCTTCGAGAACGAGACGGTCAGGTCGGCGTTCGTCGCCCGCGCGTTCGAGTCCGCCGGGAAGACGCCTCCGGAGCGCGAGGCGACCGACGAATCGCCCTACGACGCCGCGGCGGAGTTGCTCCGAGACCACGTGGACCTGTCGGCGCTCGGGGTGCCCGAGGCGTAGCGGGCCGCGCTACTTACAGTCCAGAACGACGATACGGACAGCGTGAACAGGCAGATAGAACTCGTTCAGTCGGGGAGCAGACAGCAGGTCGAGAGTTCGGCCAACAACCGCATCGAGGAGTTCGAGGCCGACGGCTACGACCTCGTGGACCAAGAGATATCGCTGGACGGGAACGGAATGACGATACTGCTCGTCTTCGCGTCGGACGAGTAGCGGCGGGGTTGCGGCGTGCTCCGGAGACCGGACGTTGGGAAGAAGGGGTCGGAAAGAGGGTCTGCGGGGTCGAGACGAGAATTTACGGTCGGTAGTCCGGCGACTGGGACTCGATGGTCTCCGAGACGTGGTCTAGCTGTTCGCCTATCGTGGCGACGAGGTCGTCGAGCGTGACGATGCCGGTCAGCTGGTCGTTCTCGTCCACGACCGGGATGCGCCGGACGTTCTGTTCGTCGATTGTCCGGGATATCTCCATCGCTTCGGCGTCTTCCCGAATCGTGGCGGGGTTTTCGGTCATCACGTCCTCGACCGACATCGACGCCGCGTCGTCGCTCTCCGCGACCGCCAGCGCGACGTCGCGGTCGGTGACGATGCCGACGGGTTCGTCGTCCTCGGTGACGACTGCCGCGCCCACGTTCTCGGAGCGCAACTGCTCCGCGAGGTCGCTCAGCGTGCTGTCGCGTGCTGTCGTGACCACTTCGTCGGGGCCGAGGTCGCCTACTGGCATGATGCCTCGATTTGTACGGGAGTCACGTCATTCAATCTACGGGCCGCGGCGCTACGACTCGTGGACCTTCTCGCCGCGGTGGAGGCGGTCCGCGATGGTGAACGTCTGCTCGGCCGAGCGACGAGTTGGGACGTGCGCGGAGACGTAGCGCGTGGTGGCGACCATGTGGACCCGCGCCTCCGCCGGGTCTTCGGTCCGGTCGAACTGCTCGAAGGCCGCCTCGACGTTCTGGAGCGTGTGGAAGTCGGCGTCCTCGCGGAGCAGTCCCTCGCCGAGGACCGTCTTCAGTTCGGCCGGGTCGCCTCCGTTGCGGAGGTAGGCCGCGACCAACCGTCCGGCGGAATCGACCTCTCCCTCCGCGTCGAAGAGGGCGAGCAGTTCCGTCCGGAGGTCGTCGGGGGCCTCGACTTCGGTCCCGTCCGGAATCGGCGTCGGGGGCGTGTTGAGGAACCGGTCGAGGTAGACGCTCGTCGCGCCCGCGAAGGCCCCGCGGTACGCTGCCAGCGAGTCGGGAGTCGCCGCCGAGTCGGTGCGCCGGGCCGCCGCGTGAACCGCGTTGGCGTAGGTGTAGGTGTGGTGGACCGTGTCCCAGTCGTCGAACTCGTTGGACGTGCCGAACTGCGCGACCCGGCGACCCGCGGCCTGCGCGACTTCCGCGGCGAGTTGCTCGGGTGTCGCCCCGTTCTGGACCGCGGCCTTCATCCCGGTGACTATCTCCTCGGGGTCGTCGCTGAGGAGCGTGTCACCGAACCCGTCGGGGGCGTCCCACTCGCCGTCCGCGCCGTCCGCCGCGAGGTCCGGCAGTTCGTCGTAGGCGTCGAAGGTGAGTCGGGCCACGTCGATGGGTTGTCGCCACGAGGAGCGTTCCTCCGAGCGCGTGGCCTCGGTGAGGCGCGGAATCACGCTCGGCAGCACCTCGTCGGCGTGTTCCCACCCGACGTGGTCCAGCGCCTCGCAGGCCTTGTTCACGAAGTCGAAGGTGTGGCCCGCGTCCATGTAGAGGTGGTCGGTCGCGGCCAGATAGAGGATGTCCGCGACCTCCGTCGGTTCGAGCGTGGTGATAGCGGTCTGGAGGCAGCGCTCCGCGCCCTCGCGGTCGCGGACCTCGATGGTCTCGCGGAACCACGATTCGAGGCGCTCGCGCGAGAGGTCCCGCGCCGAGAACGACGGTTGGTCGAACTTCGGCGGTTCGCCCCGACAGTCCTCGGCCACCCGGTAGAGTCCGGTGTACAGCGCCCGTTTTTTATCCTCGGGCCGGAGCGCGTCGTGCAGGTTGGCCATCGCCGAGAGGATGGTCAGTCCCGAACTCCACCCGTCGTCGCGATACTGCGCGCCGAAGGTCAGGCCCTGTCGGAACGGGTCGGTGTACGCCACGTCCTCGTCGGCCAGTCCGATGACCGACTTCGCGACCACGAGGCGCAGACTCTCCTCCAGTCCGGTCCGGAGTCGGTCCGTCCAGTGTTCGACGGGAGGCAGGTCGGGGTCCGGGTTCGGGTCCACGTACACCTCGCCGTCCCGGACTTCGGTCGGGAAACTCTGCACATCGTCGGCCCATGGGTCGAAGGTGTCGCCGCAGGAGAGTTCGAACCGGGCGTGGTGCCAGTGACAGGTCAGGATGCCGTCGTCCACGGTGCCGTCCGAGAGCGGGAACCCCATGTGGGGACACCGGTTGTCCACGGCCTGAAACTCGCCCTCGTGGTGGAAGACGGCGATGGCACGGCCGCCCGCTCGCGTCACGATTCGACCCTCTTCGCGGAGTTCCTCGGCGTCGGCCACGCTGACGTACTCCGTGTCGTCTGACTCTTGTGTCGCCATGGGACGGGGTTCGTCAGCAACTCTCAAAACAATTCGCTGAAACGATATTTTGTACGCCTGCTGACAGTATTCGGGGCGGCTCTGTCGCCGAACTCAGTCGAACGAGTCGAGGTGCCGCGAGAAGGAAACGGACGCCGACCCGTCCGTGCCGGAGCGGCCGTCGCGGCGGGCCGGGTCGGTTCGCGCGGACGCGCCCCCCGAAGCGTCCTCGAAGAGTTCCTCGCGCCGGTCGGCCAGCATCGACGCGAACGCCTCCTTGGTCTCGAGTCGCTCCCGTTCCCAGACTCTGATGCGGTCGTCCGGGATGTGCTGGCGGTGGTGGAACCGGAGTTCCACCTTGGCGAGCATGGTGACGAATGAATCGAGGAACTCCTCGACCACCGCGTAGTCGGGGTTCTCGGCCTCCAGCAGGCGCTCCACCGCGTCGTGCCACTCCAAGAACAGGTCGTAGGCCTCGGGGTAATCGTCGCGGGGGTAGGTGTCCACCATGGTTTCGAGCGACTCCACCACGAACCCGCGCGTCGAGTGGGACGTGACCCGGAAGTCGCCGAGGGTGTACTGGCGGTTCAAATCGACTTCCTTCAACTGGGTCCGGAGGTCGTTGTACGTCCGGACGAACTCGTTGGGGACGTGGTGGCGGTACTGGTAGGTCTCGACGCGTTCGGCGTTCGCGCGCTCGAACGACTCGACGACCCACTCGACCGCCTCGTCGATGGCGTCCTTGCGGTCGCTCGACACGGCGAACTCCCAGTCGTTCACGTCCTCGACCGGGAGGTAGCGCCGTCCGGACCAGTGGTTCGCCGAGGGTGCGATGTAGAAGTCGCCGTCGAGCGACTGTTCGTCCACGACTTCGCCGTAGACGTACCAGTGGCGCGGGAACGCGATGTCGCAGTCGAGTTCCGACGAGAGGTGACGGTCGGCGATGCAACTGAGTTTGTGGAACCGCGACCCCGAGACCGGGTAACTCCGCGAGTCTTCGAGTTCCACGAGGAGGCGGTAACAGAGGTACTCGCTCGGCCCGAAGTCGCGGTCGGCGTCGCTCACGGCCGGGCACCTCCGGGACCGACCTCGCGGCCGGGACTCGCGCGACCCGTCGTCTTCGACGGAGAGAGTTGTCCGAACACGTCGTGTAGCACCTCGCACGGCGTCTGCTCGTGAGTCCGTCCGACTGGGCGTCCGCGCGGGGTCGGGAGACGCGCGTCGGCCGAGGTGGAATCGGCAGACGACGATGGCGTCACCGACAGCGCGGACCGACTCGGAACGAGATGTCTTGCGAGCGTCTTGCAGAGGGGGTTTCTGAAAGCGTTATCATAAATGTTCGTATTCCCGAAATATGGTGTTAGGTCGAGTTCGTATCGGACAGAAACCGGATTCGAAGACGAAACGGGGCTTTCGGGTCAGTCGTCGGACTCCAACCGAGGCGACTTCGCCGCCGCGCTGTCGTGGAGATGACAGGCGGCGGGATGGCCGACGTCTGTCGCCCGGAGGTCCGGACGGTCGGTCTCGCAGACAGTCTCGAACTCCTCGGCCAGCAGGCGGCGGGCCGCCTCGCGGTCGCCGCCGGTTAGCGAGTCGATTGCCTCCGACAGCACCGCCTCCGCGTCCGAGTCTGATAGTTCGTCTGGGAGACCGAACCGCTCGCGGACCGCGCTCGCCGACCGTCGGGCGTTTCCGGTGTCGAAGTCGTCGGCCGCCAGCGCCGTTCGCAGGTCCAGCACCGCACGCCAGTGGTCCTGCTGGAAGTCGTAACCTTCGGGCGGAATCACCTCGGGACACCGCGTGTGGAACCGGCACCCCGACGGCGGGTCCGCGGGCGAAGGGACGTCGCCCGAGAGCCGGACGCCTGACCCGCGCTGGTCCGGGTCGGGATGGGGCACAGACGACGTCAGCGCACGCGTGTAGGGGTGTTGGGGGTCGGACAGAACCGCTTCGGTGGGTCCGACCTCGACGATTTCGCCGAGGTACATCACGGCAACTCGGTCGCAGATTTCCCGGACCACCGCCATGTCGTGACTGATGAGCAGTACGGCGAGGTCGAACTCGCGCTGGAGGTCGTCCAACAGCGAGAGGATACCGGCCTGTACGGAGACGTCGAGCGCCGAGACGGGTTCGTCGGCCACCAGCAAGTCGGGGTTCAGGACCAGCGACCGCGCGAGGGCGGCGCGCTGTTTCTGGCCGCCAGAGAACTGGTGGGGGTAGCGGTCGGCGTCGTCGGCCGACAGGCCCACGCGCTCCAGCAGGTCCGCGACGATGTCTCGCCTGCGGTCGGCGTCGTCGAGACCGTGAATCGCGAGGGGTTCGGCCACCGACTGGCCGACGGTCATCCGGGGGTCGAAGCTCGACGTCGGGTCCTGAAACACCATGCCGACGCGCCGCCGGAACGCCCGGCGTTCGCTGTCGTCGCGGTCCGCGACGCCGACACCGTCGAACGTGATTCGACCGGCGGTCGGTTCTTCGAGTCCCATCAACGTCGTGGCGACGGTGGATTTCCCGCACCCCGATTCGCCGACCAAACCGAGCGTCTCGCCCCGTTCGACCTCGAAGTCCACGCCGTCCACCGCCCGGACGCGGCCGACCTCGCTCCGGAGCGGTCCCTCGGTGACGGGGTAGTGTTTCGTCAGACCGCGGACCGACAACAGCGACTCGGACGTCGAATCAGTCATCGTCGCCCTCCGTCTGGACCCCGGCGAGCGGCACGGACGACGCGAGGTCCGCTCGGTCGTAGTCGGGACCGTAGAACACGCACGAGACGCAGTGGTCGGCGTCGCCCGGGTCGCTGGCGTCGTCGGAGGGGTCGGCGTCGCGGAGCGGCGGTTGGTCGCCCGACTCGCACTCCCGGACCGCGGCGGTGCATCGGGGGTGGAACCGACACCCCTCGGGCGGGTCGGTCGGGTCGATAGGGTCGCCCGGAATCGGGTCAAGCGCCGACCCGACGCCGGGCAGACACCGCATCAGAGCGCGGGTGTAGGGGTGGCCCGGCGAGTCGAAGACCGCCGAGACGCCGCCGCGCTCCATCACCTTCCCGGCGTACATCACGACGATTCGGTCGGCGACCTGCGCGGCCACGCCGAGGTCGTGGGTGACGAAGAGGACCCCGACGTCGCGCTCGGCCTGCAGGTCGCGCAGGAGGTCCAGAATCTGGGCTTGAATCGTCACGTCGAGCGCGGTGGTGGGTTCGTCGGCCACCAGCAGGTCGGGGTCGCCGGACAGCGCGAGCGCGATGACGACGCGCTGTTTCATCCCGCCCGAGAACTCGTGAGGGTAGTCGTCGTACCGAGCGGTTGGCTCGGGGATGCCGACGCGGTCCAGCAGGTCGATGGCCACCTCGCGTGCCTCCCCGCCCGAGACCTCGCGGTTGCGCTCGACGCCCTCTCGGAGCTGGTCGCCGATTGAGTACACCGGGTCCAGCGCGCCCTGCGGATTCTGGAAGACGTGGGCCACCGAGGACCCCCGAATCTCGCGGAGTTCCGTCTCCGAGCAGTCGAGCAGATTCCGCCCGTCGAACCGAATCTCGCCGTCGAGGTCGGCCGGAACGAGGCGGGTCAGCGCCTCGCAGGTGACGGTCTTTCCGGACCCCGACTCGCCGACCAGACAGAGCGTCTCGCCCGCGTCGAGGTCGAAGCTCACGCCGTCTACCGCGCGGACCTCGCCCGACTCGCCCTCGAACCGCACCCGGAGGTCCCGCACCGACAGCAGGGGGTCGGTCATCGGTGCCCCCCGTCAGAGTGGCCGTCGGTTCGGGGGTCCAGCACGTCCCGGAGCGCGTCGCCGAGCAGGTTGAGCGACACCACGGTGGCGACGAGGAAGCCGACCGGCGCGGCGACGCCCCACCACACCAGCGTCGGGAAGTTGTCGTCGTGGATGCTGGTCTCGATGAGGTAGCCCCACGACTGGCTCTGCATCGGGCCGAGTCCGAGGTACGAGAGCGTGGTCTCGACGATGAGGAGCATCGGAATCTGGAGCGTGACCGCCGTGACCACGGCGTTCGAGACGTTGGGTATCAGGTGACGGCGCACGACCGCGAGCCGACTGCTCCCGGCGGCCTGCGCGGCCTTGACGTAGGCGGTCTCGCGCTTCTTGAGCGCCTCGCTCCGGACGAGGCGGGCGACCCCGCCCCAGTTCAACAGGCCGAACACCGCCACCATCAGCAGGAGACTCCCGCCGTAGAGGAACTGAGCGACGAGGTAGACGAAGAACGCGGGGATGACCTGCTGGAGGTCCACGTACCGCATCAGCACCGAGTCCACCCAGCCGCCGTACTGGGCCGCGACCGACCCGACGACGGTGGCGATGGGGACCAGAATCATGCCGGAGACGAACGCCAGTTTCAACTCGATTCGCGCGCCCCGCGCGACGAACGCCAGCACGTCCTTGCCGGTGTTGGTCGTACCGAACGGGTGGAGGAACGTCCCCCAGCACTTACCGTTCGAGAGTGGCCCGCCGCAGACGGTCGTCGCGTACTCCGAGATGCTGGTGCCGACCGGCGGTTGGTAGATGGGGATGCCGTAGCGCCCTTGGGACGCACCCATCCCCATCGGCGCGGTCTCCGGGTCGCCCAGAATCACCGGACCGACCAGCGCGAACAGGACGAAGAAGGTCAGCCAGCCGAGACTGGCGAGCGCGAGACGGTCACGTCGGAGTTGCCGCCAGTAGCGCCGCGTCAACTGTCGGTTGCACGCGAGCGGGACCACCACGTAGCAGGCGAAGGTGGCCACCCCGACTAGCGAGAACCAGTCGAGCGGGGTCGGCGACCAGTCGGCGACGAGCGCGCCGTCGGCGAGCAGGTAGTCGTACGCGAACGCCGAGACGAGGACGCCGAGCGCAGCCAGAAAGCCCACCGTCGCAGTGCTCGGCCGGTACTTCGGGCGGTCGATGGACGACCAATCGACCGACTCGAACGTCTCGTAGTCGCCGGAATCGGCCGCCACGGACTATCTCGCCTCCCGACGTCGGCCCGACGGCCGCCGTGATACGTGCGCTGACATTTGGTTTGCGAAGTCATAGCAAAATTACTAAAACGTTTGGATTGGTGTCGGTCTCGGGCGTTTCGTCGAGACAGAGACGACACGAATCGACATCGCGACACGGTCCGGAGACTCGGCCGGCGACCAGTTCGTATCAAGACAGTAAAAT is drawn from Halorussus sp. MSC15.2 and contains these coding sequences:
- the cobA gene encoding uroporphyrinogen-III C-methyltransferase; translation: MFLVGSGPGDPELLTRKAWRLLTDADFVLHDSLVDDALLDQLPASVEVVDVGKRPPDRTSQADINDMLVDLSRDGAAVVRLKGGDPHVFGRGGEEAQHLAAADVPFEVVPGVSSAVGAPGVAGIPLTHRDCASSVTVVTGHETPDKDESALDWDALADTIVSGGTLVVLMGVRRLSNNVAALRDHGVPAETPVAMVQKATWREEQTVSGTLATIEAEKEAAGIEPPAVTVVGDVVDVRADTREWLDR
- a CDS encoding cob(I)yrinic acid a,c-diamide adenosyltransferase gives rise to the protein MTDDTTDDSSERGIESETDEDATAPTASAIEPAAPEEFGLVQVWWGDGKGKTTAAMGMGFRAAGHGYRVHMVQFMKGGAGSVEDVRGEYNAIENFPGFSYENTGHYGWHGFLDGSDDDEHAAKASGGLARAEEIVAASADPGPVALDAPPEEGVHMLILDEILYAVNRDLLDAEAVRDLVESKPDDLELVLTGGHDRPAFACDLADLVTHVEKETHPMDAGHGARKGTEY
- a CDS encoding cobyric acid synthase, translating into MTRSLLVAGTASHVGKSTVAAGLCRLLADAGVSVAPYKAQNMSNNARAVLSPGSGSDRKSGRGEESGEGADGDDSDAQRAEWGEIGVSQYVQAESARVTPTTDTNPVLLKPRGEGESQLVVQGEAVGHFEAGSYYDDHWEAAREAAVESYRRLADDHDVVVAEGAGSIAEINLHDRDLANVETARFADADVLLVADIERGGAFASLYGTLELMPEDVRQRVVGAVITKFRGDESILEPGVAEFEDRTSVPILGVLPYDDPGLPEEDSVSLPAPGERAVRGDDAPDDRSVTVAVPRLPRVSNFTDLGPLEREAGVKVAYVSPDAAIADADAVVLPGTKNTVDDLLALRDTGFGDALAAFDGPVVGLCGGYQMLGERITNAGVESTGDRDEVAGFGLLPVETRFSTDKRVEQVVRAVEGVGPIADATGEVSGYEIHMGDSEPTEEVARPLGEGSAATEEALGTYLHGLFENETVRSAFVARAFESAGKTPPEREATDESPYDAAAELLRDHVDLSALGVPEA
- a CDS encoding CBS domain-containing protein, whose protein sequence is MPVGDLGPDEVVTTARDSTLSDLAEQLRSENVGAAVVTEDDEPVGIVTDRDVALAVAESDDAASMSVEDVMTENPATIREDAEAMEISRTIDEQNVRRIPVVDENDQLTGIVTLDDLVATIGEQLDHVSETIESQSPDYRP
- a CDS encoding Rieske (2Fe-2S) protein; protein product: MATQESDDTEYVSVADAEELREEGRIVTRAGGRAIAVFHHEGEFQAVDNRCPHMGFPLSDGTVDDGILTCHWHHARFELSCGDTFDPWADDVQSFPTEVRDGEVYVDPNPDPDLPPVEHWTDRLRTGLEESLRLVVAKSVIGLADEDVAYTDPFRQGLTFGAQYRDDGWSSGLTILSAMANLHDALRPEDKKRALYTGLYRVAEDCRGEPPKFDQPSFSARDLSRERLESWFRETIEVRDREGAERCLQTAITTLEPTEVADILYLAATDHLYMDAGHTFDFVNKACEALDHVGWEHADEVLPSVIPRLTEATRSEERSSWRQPIDVARLTFDAYDELPDLAADGADGEWDAPDGFGDTLLSDDPEEIVTGMKAAVQNGATPEQLAAEVAQAAGRRVAQFGTSNEFDDWDTVHHTYTYANAVHAAARRTDSAATPDSLAAYRGAFAGATSVYLDRFLNTPPTPIPDGTEVEAPDDLRTELLALFDAEGEVDSAGRLVAAYLRNGGDPAELKTVLGEGLLREDADFHTLQNVEAAFEQFDRTEDPAEARVHMVATTRYVSAHVPTRRSAEQTFTIADRLHRGEKVHES
- a CDS encoding ABC transporter ATP-binding protein, yielding MTDSTSESLLSVRGLTKHYPVTEGPLRSEVGRVRAVDGVDFEVERGETLGLVGESGCGKSTVATTLMGLEEPTAGRITFDGVGVADRDDSERRAFRRRVGMVFQDPTSSFDPRMTVGQSVAEPLAIHGLDDADRRRDIVADLLERVGLSADDADRYPHQFSGGQKQRAALARSLVLNPDLLVADEPVSALDVSVQAGILSLLDDLQREFDLAVLLISHDMAVVREICDRVAVMYLGEIVEVGPTEAVLSDPQHPYTRALTSSVPHPDPDQRGSGVRLSGDVPSPADPPSGCRFHTRCPEVIPPEGYDFQQDHWRAVLDLRTALAADDFDTGNARRSASAVRERFGLPDELSDSDAEAVLSEAIDSLTGGDREAARRLLAEEFETVCETDRPDLRATDVGHPAACHLHDSAAAKSPRLESDD
- a CDS encoding ABC transporter ATP-binding protein, with amino-acid sequence MTDPLLSVRDLRVRFEGESGEVRAVDGVSFDLDAGETLCLVGESGSGKTVTCEALTRLVPADLDGEIRFDGRNLLDCSETELREIRGSSVAHVFQNPQGALDPVYSIGDQLREGVERNREVSGGEAREVAIDLLDRVGIPEPTARYDDYPHEFSGGMKQRVVIALALSGDPDLLVADEPTTALDVTIQAQILDLLRDLQAERDVGVLFVTHDLGVAAQVADRIVVMYAGKVMERGGVSAVFDSPGHPYTRALMRCLPGVGSALDPIPGDPIDPTDPPEGCRFHPRCTAAVRECESGDQPPLRDADPSDDASDPGDADHCVSCVFYGPDYDRADLASSVPLAGVQTEGDDD
- a CDS encoding ABC transporter permease, producing MAADSGDYETFESVDWSSIDRPKYRPSTATVGFLAALGVLVSAFAYDYLLADGALVADWSPTPLDWFSLVGVATFACYVVVPLACNRQLTRRYWRQLRRDRLALASLGWLTFFVLFALVGPVILGDPETAPMGMGASQGRYGIPIYQPPVGTSISEYATTVCGGPLSNGKCWGTFLHPFGTTNTGKDVLAFVARGARIELKLAFVSGMILVPIATVVGSVAAQYGGWVDSVLMRYVDLQQVIPAFFVYLVAQFLYGGSLLLMVAVFGLLNWGGVARLVRSEALKKRETAYVKAAQAAGSSRLAVVRRHLIPNVSNAVVTAVTLQIPMLLIVETTLSYLGLGPMQSQSWGYLIETSIHDDNFPTLVWWGVAAPVGFLVATVVSLNLLGDALRDVLDPRTDGHSDGGHR